A part of Aquibium oceanicum genomic DNA contains:
- a CDS encoding sulfite exporter TauE/SafE family protein, whose product MGIYLPIAEMSVNLFVLLAMGAAVGFLSGLFGVGGGFLITPLLIFYNIPPAIAVATGANQVIASSFSGALAHFKRGTIDFKLGSVLLVGGVFGSSIGIYVFKLLRQIGQLDLFVSLLYVGLLGTVGALMLIESVNSLRAARGGGSASLRRPGQHNWIHKLPLKMRFRASKLFVSVIPVLGLGAAIGFLASIMGVGGGFIMVPAMIYLLKVPTNVVIGTSLFQIIFVSAYTTIVHATTNKTVDIVLALALMVGGVAGAQYGAKAGQKLRGEQLRALLAVLVLAVAIRLAFDLFVRPANLYSLSPLEVF is encoded by the coding sequence GTGGGTATTTATCTCCCCATCGCTGAGATGTCTGTCAATCTGTTCGTTCTGCTCGCAATGGGCGCGGCGGTCGGATTTCTGTCGGGCCTCTTCGGGGTGGGCGGTGGTTTCCTTATCACGCCGCTCCTGATCTTCTACAACATCCCGCCGGCCATTGCCGTCGCGACGGGCGCCAACCAGGTCATAGCGTCCTCCTTTTCCGGCGCTCTGGCCCACTTCAAGCGTGGTACGATCGACTTCAAGCTCGGCAGCGTGCTGCTGGTCGGCGGCGTCTTCGGCTCTTCGATCGGCATTTACGTCTTCAAGCTGCTGCGCCAGATCGGCCAGCTCGATCTCTTCGTCTCGCTGCTCTACGTGGGCCTGCTCGGCACCGTCGGTGCGCTGATGCTCATCGAGAGCGTGAACTCGCTGCGCGCCGCGCGCGGCGGCGGCTCGGCGAGCCTGCGCCGCCCCGGTCAGCACAACTGGATCCACAAGCTTCCCCTCAAGATGCGCTTCCGGGCATCGAAACTCTTCGTCAGCGTCATTCCGGTTCTGGGTCTGGGCGCGGCGATCGGCTTCCTGGCCTCGATCATGGGCGTCGGCGGCGGTTTCATCATGGTCCCCGCCATGATCTACCTGCTGAAGGTCCCGACCAACGTCGTCATCGGCACCTCGCTATTCCAGATCATCTTCGTGTCCGCCTACACCACCATCGTTCATGCCACGACCAACAAGACCGTGGACATCGTCCTGGCGCTGGCGCTGATGGTGGGCGGCGTCGCGGGAGCCCAGTACGGAGCGAAGGCGGGGCAGAAGCTGCGCGGCGAACAGCTGCGCGCGCTGCTTGCCGTCCTGGTACTCGCGGTGGCGATCAGGCTGGCCTTCGACCTCTTCGTGCGGCCGGCCAATCTCTATTCGCTTTCACCGCTCGAGGTGTTCTGA
- a CDS encoding TIGR02186 family protein, translated as MRRQLLHLATAAALLATGSIATAQDAAPGGQQEAQPLQLPAPITESIQIGLSTDRISITSDFSGADLTIFGALDNADPLINRQGRYDVIVVLEGPARPVVVRKKDRILGVWINIHSQTFVNVPASYSVATTRAMQDITDQVNFRQLALGSENIYMQPLDRTEDPVTIKDFETALRGLKKLRGLYTENIGGVQFLTQSLFRATVRLAPNVPVGTHKARAFLFRNGVFIKENSANLAILKAGFEQSIFRFANDNGFFYGLLAVLLAMVTGWLGRVIFRRD; from the coding sequence ATGCGGCGCCAGCTCCTCCATCTCGCGACCGCAGCCGCGCTCCTGGCCACGGGTTCGATCGCGACAGCGCAGGATGCGGCGCCTGGCGGCCAGCAGGAGGCGCAGCCCCTGCAGTTGCCCGCGCCAATCACGGAAAGCATCCAGATCGGGCTGTCGACCGATCGTATCTCGATCACGTCGGATTTCTCGGGCGCGGACCTGACGATCTTCGGCGCCCTCGACAATGCCGATCCGCTCATCAACCGCCAAGGCCGCTACGACGTGATCGTCGTCCTCGAGGGGCCTGCACGCCCCGTGGTCGTGCGCAAGAAGGACCGGATACTGGGCGTATGGATCAACATCCATTCGCAGACCTTCGTGAACGTCCCGGCCTCCTACTCGGTCGCCACCACGCGGGCGATGCAGGACATCACCGACCAGGTGAATTTCCGTCAGCTCGCGCTGGGCAGTGAAAACATCTACATGCAGCCGCTCGACCGCACCGAGGATCCCGTGACGATCAAGGACTTCGAGACCGCGCTGCGCGGGCTGAAGAAGCTGAGGGGGCTCTACACCGAGAACATCGGCGGCGTGCAGTTCCTGACGCAGAGCCTTTTCCGCGCAACCGTGCGACTGGCGCCCAATGTCCCGGTCGGCACCCACAAGGCGCGCGCCTTCCTGTTCCGTAACGGCGTCTTCATCAAGGAGAACTCCGCCAACCTGGCGATCCTCAAGGCCGGCTTCGAACAGTCGATCTTCCGGTTCGCCAATGACAACGGCTTTTTCTACGGTCTGCTTGCCGTCCTGCTGGCGATGGTGACGGGTTGGCTGGGCCGTGTCATCTTCCGGCGGGACTGA
- a CDS encoding DUF3429 domain-containing protein produces the protein MHSPAHETGTGAISRTARLLALLGFIPFAALSLWLFGIAQDHPWRPVTILLLKSYSVVILSFLGGIRWGLGMKTEPRDGRRDLVASCAPALAGWAGFFVPVPFAFALFAVAFAAQGAWDAFAVHHDVAPRWFGSTRILLTVLVVSAMILSFAATA, from the coding sequence TTGCACTCTCCGGCGCACGAGACCGGCACGGGCGCGATAAGCCGCACCGCGCGTCTTCTGGCACTACTCGGATTCATCCCCTTCGCCGCTCTGTCGCTCTGGTTGTTCGGCATCGCGCAGGACCATCCCTGGCGCCCGGTGACGATCCTTCTCCTGAAGTCCTACTCGGTCGTGATCCTGTCGTTCCTGGGTGGAATCCGGTGGGGCTTGGGCATGAAGACGGAGCCCCGCGACGGCCGCCGCGATCTCGTGGCGAGCTGCGCGCCTGCGCTCGCAGGCTGGGCCGGGTTCTTCGTCCCTGTTCCCTTTGCCTTCGCCCTGTTCGCGGTCGCCTTCGCCGCGCAGGGAGCCTGGGACGCCTTCGCCGTCCACCACGACGTTGCGCCGCGCTGGTTCGGATCGACACGCATATTGCTGACGGTGCTCGTCGTGTCGGCGATGATCCTGTCCTTCGCCGCGACCGCCTGA
- the pdeM gene encoding ligase-associated DNA damage response endonuclease PdeM, with amino-acid sequence MQAADIATEGAETISIAGEHAVCDRSGALFFPALGLLVVSDLHLEKGSAFARRGAMMPPYDTAATLSKLAASICTFRPSIVVSLGDSFHDGWGAERMPDIFRDELLAMMTGRDWFWVAGNHDPEPPAGLPGETVRELAVGGIVMRHEPTGAACDGEIAGHLHPGARIVRRGRSVRRPCFATDGRRLVMPAFGAYTGALNVRDRAFSKLFDWGLFRALMLGRTRVYPIAGSMLHPG; translated from the coding sequence ATGCAGGCAGCAGACATCGCCACCGAAGGCGCCGAAACGATATCGATAGCCGGGGAGCATGCCGTCTGCGACCGCAGCGGGGCGTTGTTCTTCCCCGCGCTCGGCCTGCTCGTCGTGTCAGACCTGCACCTGGAGAAGGGTTCGGCGTTCGCGCGGCGCGGCGCCATGATGCCGCCCTACGACACCGCCGCGACGCTGTCGAAGCTGGCGGCGTCCATCTGCACCTTCCGTCCCTCGATCGTGGTCAGCCTCGGCGACAGTTTTCACGATGGCTGGGGCGCGGAGCGCATGCCCGACATCTTCCGCGACGAACTGCTGGCCATGATGACGGGCCGCGACTGGTTCTGGGTGGCTGGCAATCATGATCCCGAACCTCCTGCCGGGCTGCCGGGCGAGACGGTGCGCGAACTGGCGGTCGGCGGCATCGTGATGCGCCACGAGCCGACGGGAGCCGCGTGCGACGGCGAGATCGCCGGACACCTCCACCCCGGCGCAAGGATCGTGCGGCGCGGCAGGTCCGTCCGCCGGCCCTGTTTCGCCACCGACGGGCGGCGCCTCGTGATGCCCGCCTTCGGAGCTTATACCGGAGCGCTCAACGTACGCGACCGGGCCTTTTCGAAACTCTTCGACTGGGGCCTGTTCAGGGCGCTGATGCTCGGGCGCACGCGGGTCTATCCCATCGCCGGCTCGATGCTCCATCCGGGCTGA